From the Solanum lycopersicum chromosome 10, SLM_r2.1 genome, one window contains:
- the LOC101256530 gene encoding serine/threonine-protein kinase BLUS1-like — MKKNQNPYNPYLPKENGSTSFPASIDPPSNAPDPVPSFASLPLQFDSNRSSLSMRFARLSTSENQQVRQPIITDPHNQDQYLLTSDIGSFSHGSGAVFKALYTEHRPDSEITVHSRWVTLKIIDMNDNESESRDLWRQGKTGLMDTPYGKIIGSRKIFSVVTNIFSDNDELLCVVLPYMSEGSLRYILSTRPQKKLSEEFIFVVLKQVLIGLRDEIHVEFNPKVHKTLNAGDIFVHFDDATQEISIKLAYEVSAYDSETQNQGNNQYAPFLNPKNIFRWGAAPEVYERENEGRSGPKSDIWLFGITALELVYGDLPVRNRVDFNYIVDEIRKKKKLPNSLKRMMIKRDGRFKEVMRNVVNRKKRVFSEEFEEIVLACLRENPVNRPSADQLLNAPFFSDSNDRFKQYVLNGRN, encoded by the coding sequence atgaagaaaaaccAAAATCCCTATAACCCATACCTTCCCAAAGAAAATGGTTCTACAAGTTTTCCAGCCTCTATTGATCCTCCTTCAAATGCACCAGACCCGGTTCCTTCTTTCGCAAGTCTCCCACTTCAATTCGATTCTAATCGATCGAGTCTATCGATGCGTTTCGCTCGTCTATCTACTTCAGAAAACCAACAAGTACGCCAGCCAATAATCACTGATCCACATAATCAAGATCAGTATCTTCTCACCTCTGACATTGGCTCTTTTTCTCATGGATCTGGCGCTGTTTTCAAAGCTCTATATACCGAACacagaccagattctgaaataaCTGTGCATTCTAGATGGGTCACTTTGAAGATCATCGATATGAATGATAATGAAAGTGAAAGTCGTGATCTCTGGCGTCAAGGTAAAACAGGTCTTATGGATACTCCTTATGGAAAAATAATTGGATCTAGGAAAATCTTCAGTGTTGTAACCAACATTTTCAGTGATAATGATGAGttgttatgtgttgttttgCCGTATATGTCTGAGGGATCTCTTCGATATATTCTATCTACTCGCCCTCAGAAAAAATTGTCAGAGGAAttcatttttgttgttcttAAACAAGTGCTTATTGGTCTAAGAGATGAAATTCATGTTGAGTTTAATCCAAAGGTTCATAAAACTTTGAATGCTGGAGATATCTTTGTTCATTTCGACGATGCTACTCAAGAAATATCGATCAAGTTAGCATATGAAGTATCTGCTTATGATTCCGAAACCCAAAATCAAGGCAATAATCAATACGCTCCGTTTTTGAatccgaaaaatatttttagatggGGTGCTGCACCAGAGGTGTATGAAAGAGAAAATGAAGGTAGGAGTGGACCAAAATCTGATATTTGGTTATTTGGAATAACAGCACTGGAATTAGTGTATGGGGATTTGCCTGTTCGGAATCGTGTAGACTTCAATTATATAGTCGATGAgataaggaagaagaagaaactgcCCAACTCACTTAAAAGGATGATGATCAAGAGGGATGGGAGATTCAAGGAAGTGATGAGGAATGTGGTTAATCGAAAGAAAAGGGTGTTTTCGGAGGAGTTTGAGGAGATTGTTCTTGCTTGTCTTAGAGAAAATCCAGTGAACAGACCAAGTGCTGATCAGCTTTTGAATGCTCCATTCTTTAGTGATTCTAATGACAGGTTTAAGCAATATGTGTTGAATGGTAGAAATTGA